The Bacteroides ovatus genomic interval GACACCTTCATACCAATCTTCCTGGTCACTATGCCTTAGAAAATATATGTCTGGAAAATTTAAAGCCTGTCTAATTTGTATAGCTTCATCTATAATTTCCGCTTTGAGAATAGAAGTAGAACTTCTCACATCATACAATATTGTCCTTTCTCCATCATAAGATAAAGAACCCGAAAACGGGTCTTTACGTCCAAACTGATAATGTAGTCCTTGAGTAGTGCCCAAATTCGGTTCTGAAGTAGTCGCACCAAGATTACGGTCCATCACTTTATAGTTATTGCCCGTGTATATTGATGTGGCACATTCTATTATTTGTGGCACAGGCGTACACCAAAGGTGCCAACTCCACAACACTTTCGCATCCTCCGCATTAGGATTAGCCTTATCATAGACAGCTATCAATGCATTTCCCCGGCTTCGTCCCATTTTCACTTGAACCTTACCATCAGACAAACCAACTTGTTCCACTAGTTCATCCGTATCCTGCCAAAGCAATTTGGCCGATAAAGGATGTATGTTGGCACCACCAGCTTTTGTCAAGATATTGCCACTTGCGTCTTCAAACTTCCCTTCGTCAATAATGCCGTCCGCTCCGTTTCCCATTATGGTAGCTGTGAAAGAATAAGAAGCCGCACCTCTATCTGCTATATAACTGTTGGAAGTCCCTTCCGTGTCCAATGGAATAAAAGTATCCAATGAACCGATAGGAATATATACCACATGTACATTATCGGAAGAGATTTCGATAAAACCACCTTCAAAGTTGGCGGGAACACTGCCGGTGGTACAATAGAAATTCATTACTTGCGCGGCAGTAAGGTCATAAATGCCACTGTTATCCGCCAATTTATCCGTTTCCGCTATTCCATCGCAATATAGCTGTAAATCTGTTGTTGATATTAAATCCGTCTTATTAGGTTGCAAAGCCCTGATTCGTAAGCGTCCCGGAGTATGACAGTCCACTTTCACCAGCTTCACCGGGTCGGCAATATCTTTAATAAGCGTTATTCCCTTACTTGCACTCCTGTCTATATCAAAGTAAGTGCCTACAATATCCCCTATGACTCCTACATCTTCCCAATCGAGCATATCCGTGAATACTTTCACTTCATTGATACTTAGCACTTGTACGTCCACCGAATAAATATGGTTACGTTTTATCCGATAAGAATTTTCCGCTTTTACAGGTATCGTGCGCTCTATCACCCGACTGGTAACTCCATCCGTCACCGGAATAACTACTTTCAATGACGTCACGTTGGTATCTATGTCGTAATCGGACTCCTGTTCCAGATAATTTTCATAGACGTAATGAGAATAAAAAGTGACTGCCTCACCGTCAAGTTCACCTTGCTCTTGTAATGCTATATCTGTCAGACTTACTTCCGGATAATCCGAATAATGTAATGGATACTCCAGCCCATTTTCTTTATTATTGGTAATAGCTTCATTGGCATGAGAAGGAAACGGAGCATATTTACGAATCCTATCCGCGACATGAAGCACCTGTACTTTTACATCTCCTATAGTCAATTCCTGCGGAACAGTAGAAGAAGTTTTACGAACGGTTGTTCGCAGTTTGGCCACCCCCCGCAACAAATGTGCGGAAGCTCTGAAGTGCCTGCCGCCATAAATCATTCCCGTGCCCGACATGTAGAAAGGGGGAACGGGTTGTCCGATTATCCCGTGAGGCTCATCCGCATTGGCACGTACACGAAAGGTGTAACCCTCCTTCAATGTCCCTATATCAAACAGTGTAGAAACCACGTAGAAACTATCAGCATAATGAGTCAACTTCAATGTTCCGTCCCCTGTGGAACGGGGCCGGTACTCTATCGGATTCCCTCCGCCGTCCATTACATCCATGTAAAGCTGCTCAATACTGTTCTCACCGGCCGTTCCATTCTCAATGCTTCGGACAACCGACTGTTTATCCCCGGGTATCACCAAACGGAGTTCCATCAGTTCCTTGCCGTCGGGTATCATGTTGTCCACATTGCCAAGGTCATAATTCTCTATATCTTCTACACATGAAGATAATAAGTATGCTATAAAGAAAAATGCAAATAATTTATTTATCATAGTAACCTCCATTTTATTCTTTCACACATCGTACAGAACCGCCATAAGCATCCCACGCAACACTTATAGAAAAGGAATAACCTGTAGAATCTATTAATGTATAACGCATTATACTAGGCTGTCTATATAAAGACGGAATATTCCCCGCCCAATATAATGCATTATCCAAGAAAGAATTATTTGGCATATTCCCTGTTAATAGTTCACGATAACCTGCTGCAGGATAATAAATACCCTTGAGAGAAAATCCTTTATAACGCACCAAAGGCGTAACATTTTTTTTAGCCTGTTCCCATGGAGATTCATACTCCCCATCTTTACCAACAGGCACCCTCCAACCATCCGGGCAGGGGTCAAAAATCGTTTTCTTTCCTACTTTGCTATTCCATAAGCTCAAATCATTTCTTCTATATGTTCCCTTTGCATTCGTATACCAGCTTTCTTCACTCGTATAAAAACTCATAGAGTTATGTACTGAATTAGGTATATTATTAAAGACTTCCACTGGAACTTTTGAGAAAGTTATAATTTCACCAGCAAGATTGTACAAGTCTTCATCAGATTCCGTTTTCTCCCAACCCTTTGTAGGCGGAAACAAGTCTTTCCGTCCCCACTGGTACAAAAAGCCTTTGGACTTAATCCCCCCCTCTTCATTATATTTATTGTATGTCGCTCCTAAATTCCTATCCATCCAGACAAACCCATTAAGTTCCTGTTGTCCCTCTTTCAGGTTCGGGTTATAGTCCGTACACCAAATATGCCAACTCCAATAAATTTCTCCATTCACTTTCATTGCAACTACTGCATTTCCCGCCTTATTCCCTGTCTCTACAACGATATAAGCCTTGTCACGCTTTTCCGCGTTCATCACTTTCACACTACGCTCCGTCATTACTCCTATTCCGTCCTGCCAAAGCACTTCGGCCGTAACTTCACCTTCGGGAATAGGCGTACGTTCAAATTCATCCATTTGTGCCCATGCCTTGTACACCCCGTCTGTAGGTATATGTACTCTTCCGCCGGGCGGTACAACATAACAGTTCGTTATTTGTATATCCTTCACTTCTTCCACCTGGGGTTCTAACGCTATCCACGGACACACCGTCAAGTCTATATCCAAAGAGACTGTTTTTTGCATGAACCGGCACAGTAATTGATAGACATGATTACGCTCCAGCTTTTCCAAAGGCGCTCCACCTGAATTATTCGCGTCTCCACCTAACTCTATCATATCGTATTCGTCGATACCTATTTGCAATTTACTGTCTTTGCATTCCATTTCCGGAATATAAAAAGAGTAAGCCAATACGCCTTTGTCTTTCGGGGAAGTTTCTTCAGGAATTTCTCCGACTGTCTTTCTCAACAGCATATTGATTACGGAAGATGCATAATTACCAGTCTTCTCGGGAGAAATGAACCCGGTTTTGGAAACTCCCGTCACAACCAACATCGCAGGTATCTGAACTTCCTCCCAGTTTCCCGCTTCTTTACGCATATAGACATCCACACGTGCCACCGCACGGTCTACACGCATGTTGACTGTCTGTGTCGTCCCTTCCGCCGCATCCACTCCTGCCAGTTCTCCATACATGGGCAGGCAGTAATCTTTAGTATATTCCACTACATTTACATTGGTCTTAGTTGTCAAGTAATCCGCCATTTGATACTGCACGTCCACCAGGTCGTCGGGATGGTCTACAGACTCCAATATAGCACGGGTATTCGTATCAACAGGTTCGTTTACAATGGCATATAATGTTTTCCCGGTAGCGGCTTTCACCGTAAAAACCGGAGTAGTATAAGTACCGTCAGTAGCGGTTAGCCCTTGCCAGTAATACATCTTATCCAGTGACGTGCCGTCAAAGACATAGATGCGAAGGCGGCTGATGCGGGTTTCGTTCGCGTTCAGCACTTCCGGGTCACTCGTGGCACGCGTACTGATATTCATGCTCATCCGCACTTCCCCGGGATTCACCGGTTCAATTGCCTGTTCGCTTTCCGTACAGGAAAACAAGACCAACAGCAACCATGCCCACCATATATAACCTTTATATCTCATATTCATCAATCTTTGTTTATTTATCAGAGGTCTTCACCTTTCAGCCAGATAGTCCAGCCGTTAATCACAATCTTGGTGGAAAGGAAATTCAATAATTCCGGGTTATAGAAAAAGACAATCGCATACTCGCTCTGACGGTCGAGGTACTCCTGCGCCGGGATATTGTGCCCTTCCATTTTTGTAAGAAGCAGGTAGGGTATCAGGTCAATCTTCATCAGTTCCTTGCCGTCCGACTTGCGCGTAAGCGTCAGATACACCTTTTTATGTTCGAGCAGGCGCATGGTGTTCATTTCCACCACAATGCCCACATCCTCCACTTTTTCCAGATAATACGGCCGGTAACTAATCATGTCGTCATCCAGCAGGTCATTGTTCCAGTCGTAATATCCGTTGTCCGCACGGATTTCGAACAGGCAGTCATTGATATCCAGTTCTTCCCCCGGTCCGGACTTTTGCAGGATGAAGCGGAACTTATTGGTATCCTTTATCAGGGAGACCGTTTCCGTCTGTTCCTGTCTGCCGGTAAAGCTGACGGCCTGTACCCCGCCATACCAAAGCGGGTTCAGGGCTTTATTGTGCACCAATGACTCTTCCCGTTTCATTCTTACCGTCAAATCTTCCAGTGTCGTTTTTCCGGCAACCGGTTCC includes:
- a CDS encoding FimB/Mfa2 family fimbrial subunit, whose protein sequence is MRKIMKTEGAVRRMGYGSCLLLLLVLFSCTSIDETLPECRLYVRFRYDYNMEFSDAFASQVNRVDVFVFDKDGTFVMKKSEQGETLGGGSYRMPLPLPAGEYRIAAWAGMSDDFEMPEPVAGKTTLEDLTVRMKREESLVHNKALNPLWYGGVQAVSFTGRQEQTETVSLIKDTNKFRFILQKSGPGEELDINDCLFEIRADNGYYDWNNDLLDDDMISYRPYYLEKVEDVGIVVEMNTMRLLEHKKVYLTLTRKSDGKELMKIDLIPYLLLTKMEGHNIPAQEYLDRQSEYAIVFFYNPELLNFLSTKIVINGWTIWLKGEDL
- a CDS encoding fimbrial protein yields the protein MNMRYKGYIWWAWLLLVLFSCTESEQAIEPVNPGEVRMSMNISTRATSDPEVLNANETRISRLRIYVFDGTSLDKMYYWQGLTATDGTYTTPVFTVKAATGKTLYAIVNEPVDTNTRAILESVDHPDDLVDVQYQMADYLTTKTNVNVVEYTKDYCLPMYGELAGVDAAEGTTQTVNMRVDRAVARVDVYMRKEAGNWEEVQIPAMLVVTGVSKTGFISPEKTGNYASSVINMLLRKTVGEIPEETSPKDKGVLAYSFYIPEMECKDSKLQIGIDEYDMIELGGDANNSGGAPLEKLERNHVYQLLCRFMQKTVSLDIDLTVCPWIALEPQVEEVKDIQITNCYVVPPGGRVHIPTDGVYKAWAQMDEFERTPIPEGEVTAEVLWQDGIGVMTERSVKVMNAEKRDKAYIVVETGNKAGNAVVAMKVNGEIYWSWHIWCTDYNPNLKEGQQELNGFVWMDRNLGATYNKYNEEGGIKSKGFLYQWGRKDLFPPTKGWEKTESDEDLYNLAGEIITFSKVPVEVFNNIPNSVHNSMSFYTSEESWYTNAKGTYRRNDLSLWNSKVGKKTIFDPCPDGWRVPVGKDGEYESPWEQAKKNVTPLVRYKGFSLKGIYYPAAGYRELLTGNMPNNSFLDNALYWAGNIPSLYRQPSIMRYTLIDSTGYSFSISVAWDAYGGSVRCVKE